Proteins encoded together in one Maricaulis maris window:
- a CDS encoding SDR family NAD(P)-dependent oxidoreductase, with product MTGQLAGKRALITGSSHGVGLAAAHMFAAQGAEVVLHGNQNMADADTAVQAIGPAALGAVQADLSQPGAGRELYDAALHLASGRLDIIVNNAGIHWASPLDSSDSEWETNWATTLQVNLMAVADICRAAIPEMVASGGGAIINIASRAGYRGEDRNHMAYGASKGALLSLTKTIARQWGSDGIYAYALAPGWIDTRMGPQHEDDRARAKAEIPIGELAHPDEIAAMCAFLASGACRSATGSCIDINGASYVR from the coding sequence ATGACGGGACAATTGGCGGGCAAACGTGCCCTGATCACCGGCTCCAGCCATGGCGTGGGCCTGGCGGCAGCGCATATGTTTGCCGCCCAGGGCGCCGAAGTGGTGCTGCACGGCAATCAGAACATGGCCGATGCGGACACCGCGGTTCAGGCGATCGGGCCGGCTGCGCTCGGCGCGGTCCAGGCTGACCTGTCCCAACCCGGCGCGGGCCGCGAGCTCTATGACGCGGCCCTGCATCTGGCCTCTGGCCGGCTCGACATCATCGTCAACAATGCCGGCATCCACTGGGCCAGCCCGCTCGATAGTTCCGATAGCGAGTGGGAGACCAATTGGGCCACCACGCTGCAGGTCAATCTGATGGCGGTTGCGGATATCTGCCGCGCGGCAATCCCGGAGATGGTCGCCTCGGGCGGGGGTGCGATCATCAACATCGCCAGCCGGGCCGGCTATCGCGGTGAGGACCGCAACCACATGGCCTACGGCGCCTCCAAGGGGGCCCTGCTCTCGCTGACCAAGACCATCGCACGGCAATGGGGCAGTGACGGCATCTATGCCTACGCCCTCGCGCCGGGCTGGATCGATACCCGCATGGGCCCGCAGCATGAAGACGATCGGGCCCGGGCCAAGGCCGAGATCCCGATTGGCGAGCTGGCTCACCCCGACGAGATTGCCGCCATGTGCGCCTTCCTCGCCTCCGGCGCCTGCCGCAGCGCCACCGGCAGCTGCATCGACATCAATGGCGCGAGCTATGTCAGGTAG
- a CDS encoding DUF6481 family protein: MPAFNKSKDQNSLKNFANPSFADRKQHAAEAKQKLLEKFKAAPKPDDAQLAAKRAERAAAAEAREARRIERERVKAEAQARKAAELAAEAEAALAAEKAAADALVAEAAAKKAERDQRYAARKARNR; the protein is encoded by the coding sequence ATGCCGGCTTTCAACAAATCCAAGGACCAGAACAGTTTGAAAAACTTCGCTAACCCAAGCTTCGCCGACCGCAAACAACATGCTGCAGAGGCCAAACAAAAGCTTCTGGAAAAATTCAAGGCTGCCCCAAAACCCGATGACGCGCAGCTCGCTGCCAAGCGCGCCGAGCGCGCGGCAGCTGCCGAAGCGCGCGAGGCGCGTCGCATTGAGCGCGAGCGCGTGAAAGCGGAAGCCCAGGCCCGCAAGGCCGCCGAACTGGCCGCGGAGGCTGAAGCCGCCCTCGCCGCCGAAAAGGCCGCTGCCGATGCACTCGTCGCCGAAGCTGCCGCCAAAAAGGCGGAACGCGACCAACGCTATGCCGCCCGCAAGGCCCGCAACCGCTAG